The proteins below come from a single Stutzerimonas stutzeri RCH2 genomic window:
- a CDS encoding VOC family protein — protein MTGKNTICLWYDDAALDAATFYARTFPDSAVGAVLLAPGDYPAGKQGDVLTVEFTVLGIPCLGLNGGPAFQHNESFSFQVATDDQAETDRLWDAIVGNDGQESACGWCKDKWGVSWQITPRVLTQALAGSDRAAAKRAFDAMMQMSRIDIAVIEAALAH, from the coding sequence ATGACCGGCAAGAACACCATTTGCCTCTGGTACGACGATGCCGCGCTAGACGCTGCGACGTTCTACGCCAGGACCTTCCCGGACAGCGCTGTGGGGGCTGTCCTTCTTGCACCTGGCGACTATCCGGCGGGCAAGCAGGGCGATGTCCTCACTGTCGAATTCACCGTCCTGGGCATTCCCTGCCTTGGCCTGAACGGTGGGCCGGCGTTTCAGCACAACGAGTCGTTCTCCTTTCAGGTGGCAACCGACGATCAAGCCGAAACGGACCGATTATGGGATGCGATCGTTGGCAATGACGGCCAGGAGAGCGCCTGCGGCTGGTGCAAGGACAAGTGGGGCGTGTCCTGGCAGATTACTCCGCGCGTCCTGACGCAAGCGTTGGCCGGTTCTGATCGGGCGGCGGCCAAGCGTGCCTTCGATGCAATGATGCAGATGAGCAGGATCGACATTGCGGTGATCGAAGCAGCTCTGGCGCATTGA
- a CDS encoding isocitrate lyase/PEP mutase family protein gives MIDSSVSHKRAVFRALHQSGCFVLPNPWDAGSAAVLAAMGFKALATTSSGYAWSCARADGQMARDAVLAHMRGMVQATALPVNGDFESGFAETPEGVAESVRMAVETGIAGISIEDSTGDPREPLREISQATERMYAAREAIDATGGETLLIGRAENFFVGRPDLDDTIQRLQAYAEAGADCLYAPGIRTREQISAVVAAVAPKPVNVLIGWDSDLTVQDLADLGVRRISVGGALARAAWAGFLSAARSIAEHGRFDGFSNAASGAELDALFGKLEKP, from the coding sequence ATGATCGATTCCAGTGTGTCTCACAAGCGCGCCGTTTTTCGTGCACTGCACCAGTCAGGCTGCTTCGTGCTGCCCAATCCCTGGGATGCCGGCAGCGCCGCCGTTCTGGCTGCAATGGGCTTCAAGGCCTTGGCCACGACCAGTTCCGGCTACGCCTGGTCCTGCGCCCGTGCCGATGGACAGATGGCGCGAGACGCAGTGCTGGCCCATATGCGCGGCATGGTTCAAGCGACGGCTCTACCGGTGAATGGCGACTTCGAAAGCGGATTCGCCGAGACACCCGAAGGGGTGGCTGAAAGCGTGCGCATGGCAGTCGAGACCGGCATAGCGGGCATTTCCATCGAAGACTCCACAGGCGACCCGCGCGAGCCGCTGCGGGAGATCTCGCAGGCCACGGAGCGAATGTACGCCGCACGTGAGGCGATCGACGCAACAGGCGGCGAAACACTACTGATTGGTCGGGCCGAGAATTTCTTCGTAGGGCGCCCGGATCTCGACGACACCATTCAGCGTCTTCAGGCGTACGCCGAGGCAGGCGCTGACTGTCTCTATGCACCAGGTATCAGGACCCGCGAACAGATCAGCGCGGTCGTCGCCGCAGTCGCACCCAAACCGGTCAATGTGCTGATCGGCTGGGACAGCGACCTGACTGTTCAGGACCTCGCCGATCTCGGCGTACGCCGCATCAGTGTAGGTGGCGCCCTGGCACGCGCCGCGTGGGCCGGCTTTCTAAGCGCTGCGCGCTCTATCGCCGAACACGGACGCTTCGATGGATTTTCAAACGCCGCCTCAGGCGCAGAGCTCGACGCCCTGTTTGGCAAGCTGGAGAAGCCATAG
- the wrbA gene encoding NAD(P)H:quinone oxidoreductase: MTKVLVLYYSSYGHIEALAQAVAEGAREVGALADIKRVPELVPEQVAHKAGYKMSQSAGVASVSELPDYDAIVIGTPTRFGNMASQMKNFLDQCGGLWAEDRLVGKVGSVFTSTGSQHGGQESTILATHTVLLHFGMVVVGLPYSFKGQLRMDAVTGGSPYGASTLSDDGSGGDRQPSENELEGARYQGAHVARIAAALATHSFGTPR; encoded by the coding sequence ATGACGAAAGTACTGGTGCTCTATTACTCGTCCTACGGTCATATCGAGGCGCTAGCCCAGGCCGTAGCCGAAGGTGCCCGTGAGGTGGGTGCGCTTGCCGACATCAAGCGAGTTCCCGAACTGGTCCCCGAGCAGGTCGCGCACAAGGCGGGCTACAAGATGAGCCAATCAGCAGGCGTCGCTTCCGTGTCGGAGCTGCCTGACTACGACGCCATCGTGATCGGTACGCCGACGCGCTTCGGCAACATGGCATCGCAGATGAAGAACTTCCTCGATCAGTGTGGCGGCCTATGGGCCGAAGACAGGCTGGTCGGCAAGGTCGGCAGCGTCTTCACCTCGACGGGCAGCCAGCACGGCGGCCAGGAGAGCACAATTCTGGCGACACATACGGTATTGCTGCACTTTGGCATGGTCGTGGTCGGCCTGCCGTATAGCTTCAAAGGCCAGCTGCGCATGGATGCGGTGACCGGCGGATCGCCCTACGGCGCTTCGACGCTCTCCGACGACGGCAGTGGCGGTGATCGGCAGCCGAGCGAGAACGAGCTGGAGGGCGCGCGTTACCAAGGCGCGCATGTCGCCCGCATCGCTGCTGCTCTGGCGACGCATTCGTTCGGGACGCCGCGGTGA
- a CDS encoding LysR family transcriptional regulator: protein MLDGMTLDQIRTFVTVADSGSFRSGAARLMRVQSAVSHAIANLESELGLQLFDRSGYRPVLTAEGQALLAHARDILLRADAMRARARALGAGVELELSLVVDTLFPIELVARAVSAASAAFPSTSFRLESQPLGGPIAALDDKRCTLAIIVGEDFRNPRVALEAIGSVRQIAVVAAAHPLAKHSDRAPLGLADLAGHLQVVLTDPTSLSQGRSFGVLSPFTCRVNTQEAKATLIRTGLGWGRLPAWQIEEDLEAGRLVRVAIPDLGRNGEVQSEAYLAHRLDEPLGPVAQAFRRALLEQTRC from the coding sequence ATGCTCGATGGAATGACGCTGGATCAGATACGTACCTTCGTAACCGTGGCCGACAGCGGTAGCTTCCGCTCCGGCGCCGCGCGACTTATGCGTGTGCAATCGGCGGTCAGCCATGCGATCGCCAATCTCGAATCCGAGCTCGGCCTGCAACTGTTCGATCGCAGTGGCTACCGTCCCGTGCTCACCGCCGAAGGCCAGGCCTTGCTGGCCCACGCGCGCGACATCCTGCTGCGGGCGGACGCCATGCGCGCACGCGCGCGCGCACTGGGCGCCGGCGTCGAACTGGAGCTGTCACTGGTGGTGGATACCCTGTTTCCCATCGAACTGGTCGCACGAGCCGTCAGCGCCGCCAGCGCAGCGTTTCCCTCGACCAGCTTTCGCCTGGAGTCGCAACCGCTGGGCGGCCCGATTGCGGCCTTGGATGACAAGCGCTGCACGCTCGCGATCATCGTCGGCGAGGACTTCCGAAACCCTCGGGTGGCGCTGGAAGCCATCGGCTCGGTACGGCAGATCGCAGTGGTAGCTGCAGCACACCCGCTCGCCAAGCACAGCGACCGCGCACCGCTGGGCTTGGCCGACCTGGCTGGCCATCTGCAGGTGGTCCTGACCGACCCTACCTCGCTCTCCCAAGGCCGCTCGTTCGGCGTGCTATCCCCTTTCACCTGTCGAGTGAACACCCAGGAAGCGAAGGCGACCTTGATCCGCACCGGCCTCGGCTGGGGGAGACTGCCGGCATGGCAAATCGAGGAAGACCTGGAAGCTGGTCGGCTGGTGCGCGTAGCCATTCCCGATCTGGGCAGAAACGGCGAGGTGCAATCCGAGGCCTACCTGGCTCACCGCCTGGACGAACCGCTCGGCCCTGTGGCGCAGGCGTTTCGCCGAGCGCTGCTTGAGCAAACCAGGTGCTAG